The Mucilaginibacter sp. PAMB04168 genome contains the following window.
CTGGTACAGCAGTTAAGCGATGCATCAGTTACCTTGTTGCAGGATAACGGCCTTTTACAGCGCCTCAATTTTGCACAAAACACAGCTTTGGTAAGCATAGGTACATCGTCGGCTACGCCTTTTCAGCAGGAACTGGCTAAAACTTACACCAACAGCAAAATCTTTAACCTAGATAAAGGGGCGTCATCTGCCGAGGTAAATAGATTATTGAGCGAACTGAAAAGTTATGCACAAGTAATTGTTGGTGTGCATGACACCCGTTTGCGTCCGCAAAGTAAGCTCGATTTTAATGCTGATGTTAAAAATGCTGTCATACAACTGGCCTCCTTTCCAAACAGTGCTATCAGCGTATTTGCTAACCCTTATACCTTGGGTAACATGCCGGGTATAGAAAAAGCAGGCATTGTGGTAGCTGCTTATCAAAAAGATGAGAGTATGCAAAGGGCCGCTACCAAAGTATTAACCAGGCAACTTACCGCCGCTGGCAAACTACCGGTAACGGTTAACACATTTTACGTAAACGGCTCGGGTATTACAGTTACCAACCCTGCTTTATGAAAATGCGGGTGGCGCGGCATACGGCCAACCTGCAGCCCCTCATACACTTTTATCACCATGTGCTTGGCTTGGAAATACTGGGCCGGTTTGATGGGCATGATGGTTATGATGGCATATTTTTAGGATTAGCCAACAACAACTGGCACCTCGAGTTTACTGTGTCTGATAACTTACCCCAGCATCAGCCCGATGAGGATTATCTGTTGGTATTTTATCCGGAAACCGAGCACGCTTATAATGAACTTAGAACAAAGTTTGCTCAACATAACATTTCTCCGGTGAGGGCAAAGAATTCTTACTGGAACAGCGATGGAGTAACCTATACAGACCAGGATGATTACCGCATGGTGATTGCTCGGGCTCGAGAGTAATTTAAATCTATAGCAATCCTATTTAATGTTGTGCTGTTATAAATAAACATCTTTTATTTGCACTAAATTTTTTGCCGATGATTCGCCTTTCTGTTAATGTAAACAAAGTAGCCACGTTGCGTAATTCGCGCGGTGGTAATAATCCCGATCTCATTCAGGTAGCAAAAGACTGTGAACGTTTTGGAGCGCAGGGTATAACCGTGCATCCGCGACCCGATGAGCGGCATATACGTTACGACGATGTATATGCGCTTAAAGAAACCGTAACCACTGAGTTTAATATTGAAGGCAACTGTGAGGAAAAGAAATTTGTTGACCTGGTACTGGCGGTAAAGCCTCACCAGGTTACCCTGGTGCCCGATGCGCTTAACCAGCTTACCTCAAACCATGGCTGGGATACCATTACCCACAAGCGCTACCTGCAGGATATGGTAAAATGCTTTAAGGACGAAGGCATACGCGTTTCATTATTTGTTGACCCGATAACTGACATGGTTGAAGCCGCCGCCGAAACCGGTACAGATCGTATTGAGCTGTACACCGAAGCGTATGCCTCTCACTACCATCAGGGCATTGAGCTGGCCGCTGCCCCGTATGTACAGGCCGGCGAAATGGCTCAAAAAGTTGGCTTAGGTTTGAATGCAGGCCATGACCTGGACTTAAAAAATTTAAAATACTTTGCCCAGCACATTCCTGGTTTGCGGGAAGTAAGCATTGGTCATGCTCTTATATGCGATTCCTTGTATTATGGCCTGGAGAATACCATCCAAATGTACCTGCAAAGACTGGCGGTATAAAACATGGCTTTAGAGCGTATAGGCAGAGCGTTACGAAAGAACAAGCTGCCTTATTATGCCTTAAACCTATTGCGGCAGCTTTTACCCAGGGCTTTGCATCAAAAGCGTTTGCACCACAAACTGCAATCTATAAAGCATTACAACAAAGCAGAGGTACTGGATAGGGTAAATTACTACAATAAGTTAACAGAAAACACGGCGTTGGGTGCAGAGGCGGTTGTGCTTAAGGATATGCCTGTTTTTAAAAGTCCGAAAGCGTACGGCTTTGACACTTTTGAGTACACCCGTTACTTTAAAGAAACGCTAAAAGCATGCTTTCTTTTCGGTGATGTGATACATGTGCCCGAAGTGCCCACTCTTCAAAAAAGCCGCCCCATTAATGGTAATAATGCTAATGCCATACTGCTAAAACTCGACAAAAAGCGGCACTTTGTATTTGTAAAAGATGGTAAGCCGTTCAATGCCAAAAAGGATATGCTCATTGGCCGCTCGGCGGTAAACCAGCCACATAGGGTTAAGTTTATGGAGATGTATTTTGGCAATACTTTGTGCAATTTGGGCCAGGTAAACACAAACGGAGGCCGGGCCGAATGGATTAAGCCTAAATTGTCCATCAGCGCTCACCTCAATTATAAATTTATTTTGAGCTTGGAAGGGTACGATGTAGCCACCAATTTAAAATGGATCATGTCATCCAACTCTATAGCAGTAATGCCCAAACCTACTTACGAAACCTGGTTTATGGAAGGTCGGCTGATGCCCAACGTACATTATATAGAAATAAAAGCGGACTATTCCGACCTGGAAGATCGACTGAAATATTATATAGCACATCCACACGAAGCTGAAGCCATCGTCAAAAATGCCAATGTGTATGTAAAGCAGTTTCAGAATAAACAGAAAGAGGATCTCATCTCGTTAATGGTATTGCAAAAGTATTTTGACTGTACCAGGCAGTGAATACTTTTGCATCTGCTGTTAACGGCTTGCGTCAGCGATAGATATGAACATAAATGATCTCCCATTTTTGTTGTTAAGAACTGCAAAATTAGAGAATAGTAAAATGCCTTAGCCACTTTTATCACCTAGCAAATTACTCTTGCCACACTATTACCCCGGCAGGTTTAAGTACTTTATCGCCAACCAGCACCTTAGCTTTAACAGGTAAGTCAACCGTATACAGTTTGTCAGAATAATTTACACCCACCCAGAAACCGTCACGCCACTCGAGTATTACGCCCGCTGGTAAATCTTTAACTGGAATACCCGCTTGCTTATACACCCGGCGCAGTGCTGCTTTTTCAAGGGCGCCATCGTCTGTATCGGGGCCTACATAGGTAACAGAGCCCTTACCCTGTTTATGTGATACCACAGCTGCACGACCGGTGTAAAATTGATTGGAGTAAGTGGCCCATACCTGCGTATTGGCATCGGGTTCTATAATATCGGCCCAGTTGTTCCAATTGAATGTTTGGTTATTCATCAAAATGGTTCCCTTTACGCTATCAGGCATCAGATCATAAAACGGAATTTTGGCCCCTATGAGGCTGTAAATAGGCTCGGCCCATTTCATCTCCCATAACTTGCCGTTGCGGTTTTTTTGCCCTGTACGGCTTGTTAATACTAAATGTCCTCCTTTTTCAACATATTGCTTCCAGCGTTCAACCAGTTTGGCATCCAGCAGTTGGTAGGATGGCGCTACCATCACCGGGTATTTCGAAAAATCTTTGTCTTCTGTAATTACATCTACCGGCACATTTAATTGCTTTAAGCTGCCGTAATAGCGCATTAAGTGCTGCATGTAATCCCACTGATAGCTTTGTGGCTGGTTGTCTTCTTCCCAGCGGCTGTCGGGGCTGTACAATACTGCGGTTAAGCGTGCAGCATAATCGGCCGGGATTTTAGCGTTGGGGTTATAATACGGTTTGATGCTGTTTAGCTCCTTTATTACATTAGTATACTCAACACCACTGGTGCTTACCGTAACCCCATCTGTGCTGATAATGCCATAATGGTATTGCTCGCCGCCGGTTAAGGGTTGCTTGAAGCGGTAGTTGCATACAAACTTGTTGCTGCCGGCAAAGGCATGCCATATCCACATACGTACGGTGCCGGGTATGGGCTGTGGGTTGAACTTGCCCCAGTTTACCTGCCCGGGCTGTAGTTCCATTACGCCTGTGGTACCGTTAATTGAGCGAAACAAATCATTGGCATAAGCAATACTGGTAGGCGATCCCATTCTGAAGCCCTGCTGACCTAAGCCCTTATCGTACCCTGCTACCAGGTATTTAGTGTAAGTAACAAAGTCGAGATTGGTCATGCGAGTAGGTTCAACCGGTGCATGCTCGGGCATAAGGTTAGTGGTGATCCACTGGTTAGCCGGAATGTATTTACGTAATATTTTGTATTGTAAGCCCAAAAAGTCGGTTACTTCATCACTACTAAAACGCTTAAAATCAAGCACGGCATGCGGGTTGGGCTGTGCAATTAGCTCTTTGCCGTTTGGGATGCGTACTTGCTCAAAGTTGTCATAACGCAGGCTCCAGAAAGCAGTGCCCCAGGTGGCGTTTAGCGAATCAATTACCTTGTATTTGTTTTTGAGCCAGCCGCGAAAGCTTTTCTGTGCGGCGTCGCTGTAATCATATTGGCCGTAGTGTGACGGCTCATTGTCCAATTGCCAACCCCAAATGCGTTTATCATTAGCATAATGTTTGGCCAGTGCTTCTACCATTTTGCTTACATACTGTCTGTACACCGGGCTGCTCCATGATATTTGCTGACGCGAGCCGTGCTGCATGGTGG
Protein-coding sequences here:
- a CDS encoding VOC family protein, translated to MKMRVARHTANLQPLIHFYHHVLGLEILGRFDGHDGYDGIFLGLANNNWHLEFTVSDNLPQHQPDEDYLLVFYPETEHAYNELRTKFAQHNISPVRAKNSYWNSDGVTYTDQDDYRMVIARARE
- a CDS encoding pyridoxine 5'-phosphate synthase; amino-acid sequence: MIRLSVNVNKVATLRNSRGGNNPDLIQVAKDCERFGAQGITVHPRPDERHIRYDDVYALKETVTTEFNIEGNCEEKKFVDLVLAVKPHQVTLVPDALNQLTSNHGWDTITHKRYLQDMVKCFKDEGIRVSLFVDPITDMVEAAAETGTDRIELYTEAYASHYHQGIELAAAPYVQAGEMAQKVGLGLNAGHDLDLKNLKYFAQHIPGLREVSIGHALICDSLYYGLENTIQMYLQRLAV
- a CDS encoding glycosyl transferase family 90 — translated: MALERIGRALRKNKLPYYALNLLRQLLPRALHQKRLHHKLQSIKHYNKAEVLDRVNYYNKLTENTALGAEAVVLKDMPVFKSPKAYGFDTFEYTRYFKETLKACFLFGDVIHVPEVPTLQKSRPINGNNANAILLKLDKKRHFVFVKDGKPFNAKKDMLIGRSAVNQPHRVKFMEMYFGNTLCNLGQVNTNGGRAEWIKPKLSISAHLNYKFILSLEGYDVATNLKWIMSSNSIAVMPKPTYETWFMEGRLMPNVHYIEIKADYSDLEDRLKYYIAHPHEAEAIVKNANVYVKQFQNKQKEDLISLMVLQKYFDCTRQ
- a CDS encoding beta-galactosidase, with amino-acid sequence MRKPFYVHFIALILLCLAGIRPSNAQSADHFFPKKDLMTIGSYYYPEQWPHAYWQRDLKKMAELGFDFTHYGEFAWSFIEPEEGKFDLAWLDEAVELAHKNGIKVIMCTSSPTPPAWLAQKHPEILMVNDNGTTMQHGSRQQISWSSPVYRQYVSKMVEALAKHYANDKRIWGWQLDNEPSHYGQYDYSDAAQKSFRGWLKNKYKVIDSLNATWGTAFWSLRYDNFEQVRIPNGKELIAQPNPHAVLDFKRFSSDEVTDFLGLQYKILRKYIPANQWITTNLMPEHAPVEPTRMTNLDFVTYTKYLVAGYDKGLGQQGFRMGSPTSIAYANDLFRSINGTTGVMELQPGQVNWGKFNPQPIPGTVRMWIWHAFAGSNKFVCNYRFKQPLTGGEQYHYGIISTDGVTVSTSGVEYTNVIKELNSIKPYYNPNAKIPADYAARLTAVLYSPDSRWEEDNQPQSYQWDYMQHLMRYYGSLKQLNVPVDVITEDKDFSKYPVMVAPSYQLLDAKLVERWKQYVEKGGHLVLTSRTGQKNRNGKLWEMKWAEPIYSLIGAKIPFYDLMPDSVKGTILMNNQTFNWNNWADIIEPDANTQVWATYSNQFYTGRAAVVSHKQGKGSVTYVGPDTDDGALEKAALRRVYKQAGIPVKDLPAGVILEWRDGFWVGVNYSDKLYTVDLPVKAKVLVGDKVLKPAGVIVWQE